A region of the Alphaproteobacteria bacterium genome:
CAAAAAGTGGATCGCTCAAAAACACTACAGCTCCTCATTCAACAAATAAATCATCTTAAAAACACCCGTAACTTTGAGAGGGCAAAAATGAAACGTCAAAGCAAGGCACAGCGCCAACTACGCACTCGCACTCTAATACAAATTTTATGCAAAGCTTAGCATAATATTTGTTATGCGAAGCAAAGCGTTATGCAAAGAAAAGGGTTCTATCTCCCATAAACAAAGGATTTAGATCCCATTTACTTCGCATAATCTCCGACCTATTTTATTTCAGACAGCCAAGAAAGCAGTGCCTGATCCTTATTCCAGTCAGGAAGATTGGGATCAATCAGATCAGGGTGAACATTTTCCATCGCCTTCCTTTTCATTTCAGTATCCGCCCTCGCA
Encoded here:
- a CDS encoding integrase, translated to ARADTEMKRKAMENVHPDLIDPNLPDWNKDQALLSWLSEIK